GCCTCGGCGCCGAGCGTCAGGCATTGCTGATCGAAACCCTCGGCGGCCTGGAAACCCTCAAGGCGTGCAGCGCCGAAAGCGAGCGCCAGTACAAATGGGAAAGCACCCACGGCGCCCTCACCCGCCTCGACAGCCACGCGCGCAACCTCTCGGCGCTGGCGACCAATGGCACGCTGTTCATCCAGCAATTCTCGGGGATGGCGACCATCGTCGCCGGGGTCTACAGCATCATCGCCGGCAACCTCAGCGTCGGCGCGCTGGTCGCCAGTTACATGCTCGGCAGCCGCGTGCTTGCGCCACTGGGCCAGATCGCCGGGTTGATCACCCGCTATCAGCAAGCGCAACTGACCATGAAAAGCACCGACGCGCTGATGTCCCTGCCTCAGGAGCGCGACGGCAAACAACGGCCGCTGGAGCGCACGCAATTGCAAGGCGCGCTGGACGCCAATGCGGTGACCTTCCATTACAACGGCCAGAACGCCCCGGCCCTGAGCAACGTCAGCTTCAGCGTCAAACCCGGCGAGCGGATCGGCATCATCGGCCGCAGCGGTTCCGGCAAAAGCACGTTGGCGCGACTGGTGATGGGCTTCTACGAACCGGAGGAAGGCCAACTGCTGCTCGACGGCCTCGACCTGCGGCAACTGGATGTCGCCGACCTGCGCCAGCAGATCGGTTACGTCGCCCATGACCTGCCGCTGCTGGCCGGCAGCCTGCGCGACAACCTGACCCTCGGCGCCCGCTACGTCAGCGATTCGCGGATGCTCGAAGTGGCCGAACTGACCGGCGTCACCGAGCTGGCCCGCCAGCATCCGCAAGGTTTCGACCGGCCGGTGGGTGAGCGCGGACAATTGCTTTCCGGCGGCCAGCGCCAGGCGGTGTTGCTGGCCCGGGCGCTGTTGCTCGACCCGCCGATCATGCTGCTCGACGAACCCACCAGCGCCATGGACAACAGCAGCGAAGACGTCCTGCGCCAGAAACTTCACGGCTGGGTGCAAGGCAAAACCTTGCTGCTGGTCACCCACCGCACCTCGATGCTGAGCCTGGTGGACCGGTTGCTGGTGCTGGACAATGGCCGGATCGTCGCCGACGGTCCGAAAGAAGCGGTCATCGATGCACTGCGCAAGGGCCGGGTCGGCTCGGCGGCGGTCTAGGAGTTGCCCATGTCTGCTTCCTCGTCTTCAAAACCGCGCGGTTACTTCGACAGTTTCGGCAAAAGCGCCGAAGCCGAATTCATGCCGGAAACCGCCGGCGCGTCGTTGCAGGATTCACCGCGCTGGTCGCGGATCACCGTGTGGCTGGCGGCGGCGCTGCTGATCAGCGCGCTGGTCTGGG
The sequence above is a segment of the Pseudomonas sp. HS6 genome. Coding sequences within it:
- a CDS encoding type I secretion system permease/ATPase, whose protein sequence is MTSMEPGASGIDPRLSFDDPLLDGLLILCKLHGATVSRASLSAGLPLDKQRLSLDLLPRAAARAGLQARLLRRDLKDISPLNLPVLLLLGNGRTAVLRRFADDGKALILPSEADGGEQWVSREELTEHYTGQALFARPRHELEDLRSPLVPRVQAWFRDTLKLSKWLYSDAILASFLINLLGLMVPLFVMQTYDRVVPNQATSTLWVLAIGLLIGTGFELVLRVVRAHLLDTAGKKTDVILSATLFERITGMAMKARPATIGGFAQSIHDFQGLREFLTAVTLTSLIDLPFVVLMLVVIGLLGGWLVVIPLLAFPITIVFAMIIQVRLRDTVQKSLSLGAERQALLIETLGGLETLKACSAESERQYKWESTHGALTRLDSHARNLSALATNGTLFIQQFSGMATIVAGVYSIIAGNLSVGALVASYMLGSRVLAPLGQIAGLITRYQQAQLTMKSTDALMSLPQERDGKQRPLERTQLQGALDANAVTFHYNGQNAPALSNVSFSVKPGERIGIIGRSGSGKSTLARLVMGFYEPEEGQLLLDGLDLRQLDVADLRQQIGYVAHDLPLLAGSLRDNLTLGARYVSDSRMLEVAELTGVTELARQHPQGFDRPVGERGQLLSGGQRQAVLLARALLLDPPIMLLDEPTSAMDNSSEDVLRQKLHGWVQGKTLLLVTHRTSMLSLVDRLLVLDNGRIVADGPKEAVIDALRKGRVGSAAV